A stretch of the Candidatus Binatia bacterium genome encodes the following:
- a CDS encoding FAD:protein FMN transferase — MASPCEVLVDTDDPAEAGSLASRAAAEARRVEAKFSRYREDSVVGRLNRARGAPTAVDEETARLLDYAAACWEESNGLFDVTTGALRRAWTFDGSGRLPSQDAVRAALRDVGWARVRWDGASLTMPAGMEVDLGGIGKEYAVDGAAALLMERTEAPLLVNFGGDLFASGPRRGGAAWIVGVDDPARTGASALYRVDLLGGGLATTGDARRFVLRDGKRLGHILDPRTGWPVEDPPASVTVLARSCLEAGTLSTLAYLHGSGAEAFLRDQGVEFRIIPGA, encoded by the coding sequence ATGGCGAGCCCGTGCGAGGTCCTGGTCGACACCGACGACCCGGCCGAGGCGGGCTCGCTCGCTTCGCGGGCCGCCGCCGAAGCACGCCGCGTCGAGGCGAAGTTCAGCCGCTATCGCGAGGACAGCGTCGTCGGACGCCTGAACCGCGCGCGGGGAGCGCCGACGGCGGTCGACGAGGAGACGGCGCGCCTCCTGGACTACGCCGCCGCCTGCTGGGAGGAATCGAACGGCCTCTTCGACGTGACGACCGGGGCCCTTCGCCGGGCCTGGACGTTCGACGGGAGCGGCCGGCTCCCGAGCCAGGACGCCGTGCGCGCGGCGCTGCGCGACGTGGGGTGGGCGCGCGTCCGGTGGGACGGCGCGTCGCTCACGATGCCGGCGGGGATGGAGGTCGACCTCGGGGGAATCGGCAAGGAATACGCGGTCGACGGCGCCGCCGCCCTCCTCATGGAGCGAACCGAAGCGCCGCTCCTCGTGAACTTCGGCGGCGATCTCTTCGCGAGCGGTCCGCGCCGGGGCGGCGCGGCATGGATCGTCGGCGTGGACGATCCCGCGCGCACCGGCGCTTCCGCGCTCTATCGCGTCGACCTCCTCGGCGGCGGTCTCGCCACGACGGGCGACGCCCGGCGCTTCGTGCTGCGGGACGGAAAGCGCCTGGGACACATCCTCGATCCGCGGACCGGATGGCCGGTCGAGGACCCGCCGGCCTCGGTCACCGTGCTGGCGCGCAGCTGCCTCGAGGCGGGCACGCTCTCGACCCTCGCCTATCTGCACGGCTCCGGCGCCGAGGCGTTCCTGCGCGACCAGGGGGTGGAGTTCCGCATCATTCCCGGCGCTTGA
- the purT gene encoding formate-dependent phosphoribosylglycinamide formyltransferase: MRIGTPLSPGAVKVMLLGSGELGKEVVIALQRYGAEVIAVDRYPHAPAHHLAHRWHAVDMADPRALREVIERERPHLVVPEIEALATDELARVEADGLAEVIPTARAVQLTMNREGIRRLAAEELSLPTSRYRFAQSAAEVREAGAALGYPVVVKPVMSSSGKGQSVVQGPDAADAAWDYAESAGRVKHGRVIVEEKIEFEYEITLLTVRALGPDGKVATSFCEPVGHVQAKGDYVESWQPQPMRPAALERAREVARAVTGALGGRGVFGVELFVRDDQVWFSEVSPRPHDTGLVTMATQAQSEFELHARAILGLPVSTELRAPGASAVIYGGMDAEGIAFEGLDEALRVPRTSVRLFGKPASFPRRRMGVATAWGGDVADARERAKRCAGLVRPVPAPRESPVENSSAASS; the protein is encoded by the coding sequence GTGCGCATTGGAACTCCCCTTTCGCCCGGAGCCGTCAAGGTGATGCTGCTCGGCTCCGGCGAGCTGGGCAAGGAAGTCGTCATCGCCCTGCAGCGCTACGGCGCCGAAGTGATCGCGGTCGATCGCTACCCGCATGCCCCCGCCCATCACCTGGCGCACCGATGGCACGCCGTCGACATGGCCGATCCGCGCGCGCTCCGCGAGGTGATCGAGCGGGAGCGCCCCCACCTGGTCGTCCCCGAGATCGAGGCGCTGGCCACGGACGAGCTCGCGCGCGTCGAGGCGGACGGGCTCGCGGAGGTGATCCCCACCGCGCGCGCCGTCCAGCTCACGATGAACCGCGAAGGGATCCGGCGGCTCGCCGCCGAGGAGCTTTCGCTCCCCACGTCGCGCTACCGCTTCGCGCAGAGCGCGGCGGAGGTCCGGGAGGCCGGCGCGGCGCTCGGCTACCCCGTCGTCGTGAAGCCGGTCATGTCCTCGTCCGGCAAGGGGCAGTCGGTGGTGCAAGGCCCCGACGCCGCCGACGCCGCGTGGGACTACGCCGAGAGCGCGGGAAGGGTGAAGCACGGCCGCGTGATCGTGGAAGAGAAGATCGAGTTCGAGTACGAGATCACCCTGCTCACCGTGCGCGCGCTCGGCCCGGACGGCAAGGTCGCCACCAGCTTCTGCGAGCCGGTCGGGCACGTGCAGGCGAAGGGCGACTACGTGGAGAGCTGGCAGCCGCAGCCGATGCGCCCGGCCGCGCTCGAGCGGGCGCGCGAGGTGGCCCGCGCCGTCACGGGGGCCCTGGGAGGACGCGGCGTCTTCGGGGTCGAGCTGTTCGTACGCGACGACCAGGTCTGGTTCAGCGAAGTGAGTCCGAGGCCCCACGACACGGGGCTCGTCACCATGGCGACGCAGGCGCAGAGCGAGTTCGAGCTCCACGCGCGCGCCATCCTCGGCCTGCCCGTGAGCACGGAGCTCCGCGCTCCGGGGGCGAGCGCCGTGATCTACGGCGGCATGGACGCGGAGGGGATCGCCTTCGAGGGGCTGGACGAAGCGCTCCGGGTGCCCCGAACCTCGGTGCGGCTCTTCGGAAAGCCGGCGTCGTTTCCCCGCCGCCGCATGGGGGTGGCGACGGCCTGGGGCGGCGACGTCGCCGACGCGCGCGAGCGCGCGAAGCGCTGCGCCGGCCTCGTCCGGCCCGTGCCCGCTCCGCGCGAATCGCCCGTCGAGAACTCCTCCGCGGCGTCGTCCTGA
- a CDS encoding OmpA family protein, with protein sequence MRISMHKAATLALAGALVLGGVPGCSSLSKEQKGAIIGAAAGAAGGSVIGNATGSTARGAIIGAVVGGAAGAIIGHKMDQQARELEQNIPGAIVERVGEGIQITFESGLLFDFDSDAIRGTARRNLDELARSLEKYDETNLLIVGHTDAVGTDSYNMDLSERRAAAAARYLRSQGVDRDIETAGRGEREPVESNDTESGRSRNRRVEVAIYASPEMVDRARREARAE encoded by the coding sequence ATGCGGATTTCCATGCACAAGGCGGCGACGCTGGCGCTGGCCGGAGCGCTCGTCTTAGGCGGCGTTCCCGGATGCTCGTCGCTCAGCAAGGAGCAGAAGGGCGCAATCATCGGCGCCGCGGCGGGCGCCGCGGGCGGCTCGGTGATCGGGAACGCGACCGGCTCGACGGCGCGCGGCGCCATCATCGGCGCGGTCGTCGGTGGAGCGGCCGGCGCGATCATCGGCCACAAGATGGACCAGCAGGCGCGGGAGCTGGAGCAGAACATCCCGGGGGCGATCGTGGAGCGCGTCGGGGAGGGGATCCAGATCACCTTCGAGTCGGGCCTTCTCTTCGACTTCGATTCCGACGCCATTCGCGGCACGGCGCGCCGCAACCTGGACGAGCTGGCGCGCAGCCTGGAGAAGTACGACGAAACCAATCTCCTGATCGTCGGGCACACCGACGCCGTCGGCACCGACAGCTACAACATGGATCTCTCGGAGCGTCGGGCCGCCGCGGCGGCGCGCTACCTGCGCTCGCAGGGCGTCGATCGGGACATCGAGACGGCGGGCCGCGGCGAGCGGGAGCCGGTAGAGTCGAACGACACCGAATCGGGGCGGAGCCGCAATCGCCGCGTCGAGGTGGCGATCTACGCGAGCCCGGAGATGGTGGACCGGGCGCGGCGCGAGGCCCGCGCCGAGTAG
- a CDS encoding DNA starvation/stationary phase protection protein has product MAKRALNARPTAPRPLATPTDLGPDDVRAVVEAVNPLIADALALYVKTKNFHWHVSGPHFRDYHLLFDEQAETVLESVDILAERLRKIGGTTIRSIGHIGSLQNVADDEEEYVTPLEMVRRLLDDNRAMAERQRAAIETCDEHHDTPTGNLLQDILDQTERRVWFLFEVSQTGEPAAEQPSEESRRPASGASESPDSGSRATARNRPPGGRSGRR; this is encoded by the coding sequence ATGGCCAAACGCGCCTTGAACGCCCGCCCGACGGCTCCCCGGCCTCTGGCGACGCCCACCGACCTCGGACCGGATGACGTCCGCGCCGTGGTGGAGGCCGTCAATCCGCTCATCGCCGACGCGCTCGCGCTGTACGTGAAGACCAAGAACTTCCACTGGCACGTGAGCGGGCCGCATTTCCGAGACTACCATCTCCTGTTCGACGAGCAGGCCGAGACCGTGCTGGAGTCGGTGGACATCCTGGCGGAGCGCCTGCGGAAGATCGGCGGGACGACGATCCGGAGCATCGGTCACATCGGGTCCCTCCAGAACGTGGCCGACGACGAGGAGGAGTACGTCACGCCGCTCGAAATGGTGCGGAGGCTGCTCGACGACAACCGGGCGATGGCCGAGCGCCAGCGCGCGGCCATCGAGACCTGCGACGAGCATCACGATACGCCGACCGGCAACCTGCTCCAGGACATCCTGGATCAGACCGAGCGCCGCGTGTGGTTCCTGTTCGAAGTGAGCCAGACCGGCGAGCCCGCGGCCGAGCAGCCGTCGGAGGAATCCCGCCGGCCCGCGAGCGGCGCCTCGGAATCGCCAGATTCGGGCTCGCGCGCGACGGCGCGGAACCGTCCGCCGGGCGGGCGGTCCGGCCGGCGATAA
- a CDS encoding MFS transporter, with the protein MRLPDLLATRRGRLAAFFLLYVTEGIPAGFTGTAVATQMRRQGLDPAAIGGFIAALYLPWAVKWAFGPFVDVLSVERWGRRRFWILLTQGMMAVSLLAAAPVEFRSHLGLFTAIILVHNVFAATQDVAIDSLAVNTLQGGERGLANGLMFAGQYLGNAAGGAGVLLLTPLVGFRATFLVVAGAIALVTLLVPVPMREAAGPPRAARAGSPAIAVAREIGRFARDAARAFTGSRPALLAIFLALLPMGAYALSLSLQSNLAVELGLTDTQIGILGLWSTVLSAGFCVLGGWLSDRFGRRRTLALFVVGTTLPTFAMALAMRHFGWILPVDPSMPGRPVVPHELVRLFWVLTLGYSVFQGLMYGVGTAIYMDVTTPAVAATQFTAYMALCNLVYSYTSGWQGHALVRWGYPATLALDGAFGLVSLVLLPFMGRPRR; encoded by the coding sequence GTGAGACTCCCCGATCTCCTGGCCACGCGGCGCGGGCGTCTGGCCGCCTTCTTCCTCCTCTACGTCACCGAGGGGATTCCCGCGGGGTTCACCGGAACCGCCGTTGCGACGCAGATGCGGCGGCAGGGGCTGGATCCGGCGGCCATCGGCGGATTCATCGCGGCCCTCTACCTTCCCTGGGCGGTCAAGTGGGCGTTCGGCCCCTTCGTGGACGTGCTCTCGGTGGAGCGGTGGGGGCGCCGCCGCTTCTGGATCCTCCTCACGCAGGGGATGATGGCGGTGAGCCTCCTGGCCGCCGCCCCCGTGGAGTTCCGGAGCCATCTCGGGCTCTTCACCGCGATCATCCTGGTCCACAACGTGTTCGCGGCGACGCAGGACGTCGCGATCGATTCCCTCGCGGTGAACACGCTCCAGGGCGGCGAGCGCGGGCTGGCGAACGGGCTCATGTTCGCGGGGCAGTACCTCGGGAACGCGGCCGGGGGCGCCGGCGTTCTCCTGCTCACCCCGCTCGTCGGCTTCCGCGCGACCTTCCTCGTGGTGGCCGGGGCGATCGCGCTCGTCACGCTGCTCGTGCCGGTGCCGATGCGGGAGGCGGCGGGGCCGCCGCGCGCGGCGCGCGCCGGTTCGCCGGCGATCGCCGTCGCCCGCGAGATCGGGCGGTTCGCGCGGGACGCGGCGCGGGCCTTCACCGGAAGCCGCCCCGCGCTCCTCGCCATTTTCCTGGCGCTCCTGCCGATGGGCGCGTATGCGCTCTCCCTCTCGCTGCAGTCCAATCTCGCGGTGGAGCTGGGACTGACCGACACGCAGATCGGAATCCTCGGACTCTGGAGCACCGTCCTTTCGGCGGGGTTCTGCGTGCTCGGAGGATGGCTCTCCGACCGCTTCGGCCGGCGCCGCACCCTGGCCCTCTTCGTGGTCGGCACCACGCTTCCGACGTTCGCCATGGCCCTGGCCATGCGCCACTTCGGCTGGATCCTGCCGGTGGATCCCTCGATGCCCGGGCGCCCCGTGGTCCCGCACGAGCTGGTCCGGCTCTTCTGGGTGCTGACGCTGGGCTATTCCGTCTTCCAGGGGCTCATGTACGGGGTCGGCACCGCCATCTACATGGACGTGACGACACCGGCGGTGGCCGCGACGCAGTTCACCGCGTACATGGCCCTCTGCAACCTCGTCTACTCCTATACGTCGGGATGGCAGGGGCACGCGCTCGTGCGGTGGGGCTATCCCGCCACCCTGGCCCTGGATGGCGCGTTCGGACTGGTCTCGCTCGTCCTGCTTCCCTTCATGGGACGCCCGCGCCGATAA
- a CDS encoding TerB family tellurite resistance protein has translation MSIWRFFGVEREPEDRDPGTFASSAEAMRDVVERLERLDPDRARYVARFAYVLGRVANADLEVTEMETRAMERQVQALGGLDEAEAVLVVEIAKVQHRLFGATDSFSITRDFAKTATPEQKRELLGCLFAVSAADENISGVEENEIRRIVKELDLAHEDFIAARASYREHVARLREETP, from the coding sequence ATGTCGATCTGGAGATTCTTCGGTGTGGAGCGGGAGCCCGAGGACCGGGACCCCGGCACCTTCGCCTCGTCGGCCGAGGCGATGCGCGACGTGGTCGAGCGCCTCGAGCGCCTCGACCCGGACCGGGCGCGCTACGTCGCGCGGTTCGCCTACGTGCTGGGCCGCGTCGCCAACGCCGATCTCGAGGTGACCGAGATGGAGACCCGCGCCATGGAACGCCAGGTCCAGGCCCTGGGCGGCCTGGACGAGGCCGAGGCGGTGCTCGTCGTCGAGATCGCCAAGGTGCAGCACCGACTGTTCGGCGCCACCGACAGCTTCTCGATCACCCGCGACTTCGCGAAGACCGCCACCCCCGAGCAGAAGCGCGAGCTGCTCGGGTGCCTCTTTGCGGTGTCGGCGGCCGACGAGAACATCTCCGGAGTCGAGGAGAACGAGATCCGCCGCATCGTGAAGGAGCTGGACCTGGCCCACGAGGACTTCATCGCCGCGCGCGCGAGCTACCGGGAGCACGTGGCGCGCCTGCGGGAGGAGACGCCATGA